In a genomic window of Magnolia sinica isolate HGM2019 chromosome 14, MsV1, whole genome shotgun sequence:
- the LOC131225266 gene encoding uncharacterized protein LOC131225266 → MYGSGSFPMARNHANGDRFYNPPAIRRQLQQQQQRQQQRPLKTRLPPPVSEARETENRAESDDLKASVCSLPPEPRLPSGNLDRFLESTTPIVPAQYFSKTSMRGWRNCDAELYPYFSLGDLWESFKEWSVYGAGVPLVLNGSDSVVQYYVPYLSGIQLYVDSSSKPTLSLRRPGEESDGDSSRDTSSDGSSDCDVDRSKQVGESTWSHHNPMDPSILRINRLSLRDKPHLVGQEGFSSDDGEVSNPHGILTFEYFEQDPPYSREPLADKASSFFLGT, encoded by the exons ATGTACGGCTCTGGAAGTTTTCCGATGGCCCGAAATCACGCCAACGGCGATCGCTTCTACAACCCACCAGCCATCCGTCGGCAGCTCCAGCAACAACAGCAACGGCAGCAGCAGCGGCCATTGAAGACGAGGCTGCCGCCTCCGGTCTCAGAAGCACGGGAGACGGAGAATCGCGCCGAATCCGACGATTTGAAAGCCTCGGTATGTTCTCTGCCACCGGAGCCGAGGCTGCCGTCTGGTAACTTGGATCGGTTCCTTGAATCAACCACTCCCATCGTTCCTGCCCAGTACTTTTCCAAG ACGAGTATGAGGGGCTGGAGAAATTGCGATGCGGAGTTATATCCGTATTTCAGTCTTGGGGATCTTTGGGAGTCTTTTAAAGAGTGGAGCGTGTATGGAGCTGGAGTCCCTTTGGTGTTGAATGGGAGCGACTCTGTTGTTCAATATTATGTTCCGTACTTGTCGGGTATCCAACTATATGTAGATTCATCATCAAAGCCTACATTGTCGTTGAG GCGACCTGGTGAAGAGAGTGATGGTGATTCCTCCAGGGATACAAGTAGTGATGGCAGCAGCGACTGCGATGTTGATAGGTCAAAACAGGTTGGCGAGAGCACGTGGAGTCATCATAATCCGATGGACCCGAGCATCCTACGAATAAACAGACTGTCCTTAAGGGATAAACCTCATCTTGTGGGTCAAGAGGGTTTTTCCAGTGATGACGGCGAGGTTTCCAACCCTCATGGGATTCTGACATTCGAGTACTTTGAACAGGATCCCCCCTACAGCCGGGAACCTTTAGCGGACAAGGCAAGTTCTTTCTTTCTTGGGACTTGA